In one window of Mytilus trossulus isolate FHL-02 chromosome 7, PNRI_Mtr1.1.1.hap1, whole genome shotgun sequence DNA:
- the LOC134727197 gene encoding monocarboxylate transporter 14-like yields the protein MVWSFCFEGPVASALCNRFSYRWVVVAGGIVLAVSMVMSAFSSNLYVLFVSYGVIGGIGKTLAYGPGVVIVGMYFSRRRGIAVGLGTSGVALGAFAVPTLVEFSFSEYGYFGAFIIMTGIALQLVVCGFLLRPLSLHKQITEYDRRKLQILKWNDDNKSLVCLAKSQEHAKTLPTDTVHRPSKIIVKDSNRFANASLKVDEKNKETKQNGKFCDFSLLRNNRFSSLCAAVVLFNVSYQSSMIFLPALSVKLGIDEFESFPVVVVGICDGLGRIISGFLFDRKCIKPIRCYIYNAALFCLGVTTMFIPLVRNTTQFGIVCAILGLFLGNGVSQQSVVIVDILGEENLSCGFGILILFQGIGTFIGPPLSGLLKDINGSYDYAFYLGVVCAILGAAIFMGANIVHYKLEKNMYSIESKDAFNCHKL from the exons ATGGTTTGGtcattttgttttgaaggtCCTGTAGCATCAGCATTATGTAACAGATTTTCATACAGATGGGTTGTTGTAGCAGGGGGAATTGTTTTAGCTGTATCCATGGTGATGTCGGCATTCTCTTCCaacttgtatgttttgtttgtcAGCTATGGGGTTATTGGAG GTATCGGTAAGACTTTGGCTTACGGACCGGGTGTGGTAATCGTAGGAATGTATTTTAGTCGAAGACGTGGTATAGCAGTTGGTCTGGGTACCTCCGGTGTGGCACTAGGTGCCTTTGCTGTGCCAACTTTGGTTGAGTTCTCATTTTCAGAATACGGATATTTTGGAGCTTTTATAATCATGACAGGAATTGCTTTACAGTTGGTTGTGTGTGGATTTCTATTGCGCCCATTATCATTACACAAACAGATTACAGAATATGATAGAAG aaaacTACAAATATTGAAGTGGAATGATGATAATAAGAGTCTCGTATGTTTGGCTAAATCACAAGAACATGCTAAAACTTTACCAACGGATACAGTGCACAGACCTagtaaaataattgttaagGATAGTAACCGTTTTGCTAATGCCAGTCTGAAAGTCGatgagaaaaataaagaaacaaaacaaaatggaaagttTTGTGACTTTTCTCTCTTAAGAAATAATCGTTTCAGTAGTTTATGCGCAGCAGTTGTGCTTTTTAACGTTTCTTACCAGTCCAGCATGATATTTCTTCCCGCGCTTTCAGTAAAATTGGGAATCGATGAGTTTGAATCGTTTCCGGTTGTAGTTGTCGGTATTTGTGACGGCCTTGGGAGAATCATATCAGGATTTCTGTTTGACCGCAAGTGCATAAAGCCTATAAGATGCTATATTTACAATGCAGCGCTATTCTGTTTGGGAGTTACGACAATGTTTATCCCGTTGGTTAGAAATACCACACAATTCGGTATAGTATGTGCTATACTTGGATTGTTCCTTGGAAACGGTGTATCTCAGCAGTCAGTTGTTATTGTTGATATCCTAGGAGAAGAAAACTTATCTTGTGGTTTTGGAATACTAATACTGTTTCAAGGAATAGGAACATTTATAGGTCCTCCTTTGTCTG GTTTACTAAAGGATATAAATGGATCGTACGATTATGCCTTTTATTTAGGTGTTGTATGTGCTATCCTTGGTGCAGCTATTTTTATGGGAGCCAATATTGTGCATTATAAATTGGAGAAAAATATGTACAGTATAGAATCAAAAGACGCTTTTAATTGTCATAAATTATAG